In the Neomonachus schauinslandi chromosome 13, ASM220157v2, whole genome shotgun sequence genome, one interval contains:
- the PHYHD1 gene encoding phytanoyl-CoA dioxygenase domain-containing protein 1, which produces MACPSPSQLQKFQEDGFLVLEGFLSADECAAMQQRIGELVAAMDVPAHCRIEFSTREDEQLGTKGNKDYFLSSGDKIRFFFEKGVFDKKGNFLVPPEKSVNKIGHALHAYDPVFRSVTYSPKVQALAKSLGFQMPVVVQSMYIFKQPHFGGEVAPHQDSTFLHTEPLGRLLGIWIALEDATLENGCLWFIPGSHTGGVSRRLVRTPAGSKPDVSFLGSEPVRDASLFVPTPVRRGDLVLIHGEVVHKSEQNLSNRSRHAYTFHLMESLGTVWSPENWLQPTAELPFPPLYT; this is translated from the exons ATGGCCTGCCCGAGCCCCTCCCAGCTCCAGAAG TTTCAGGAGGATGGATTCCTGGTGCTGGAAGGATTTTTATCTGCAGATGAATGTGCCGCCATGCAACAGAGGATTGGTGAGCTAGTGGCTGCCATGGATGTCCCTGCCCACTGCCGCATAGAATTTTCCACCCGGGAAGATGAGCAGCTGGGAACCAAA GGCAACAAAGACTATTTCTTGAGCAGTGGCGACAAGATTCGATTCTTCTTCGAGAAAGGTGTTTTTGACAAGAAAG GAAATTTCCTGGTCCCTCCGGAGAAGTCCGTCAATAAAATTGGCCACG CTCTGCATGCCTATGATCCTGTCTTCAGGAGTGTCACATACTCCCCCAAGGTGCAG GCTTTGGCCAAAAGTCTGGGCTTCCAGATGCCCGTGGTCGTGCAGAGCATGTACATCTTCAAG CAACCTCACTTTGGTGGCGAAG TCGCCCCTCACCAGGACTCCACCTTCCTGCACACGGAGCCCCTGGGCCGGCTTCTGGGCATATGGATAGCACTGGAGGATGCCACTCTGGAGAATGGCTGCCTCTGGTTCATCCCAGGCTCCCATACTG GTGGGGTGTCCAGAAGGCTGGTCCGGACCCCTGCTGGCTCGAAGCCTGACGTCAGCTTCCTTGGGTCAGAGCCTGTCCGGGATGCCAGCCTCTTTGTGCCCACCCCAGTGCGGAGAG GGGACCTCGTCCTAATCCATGGAGAAGTGGTACACAAGAGTGAGCAGAACCTCTCCAACCGCTCACGCCATGCCTACACTTTCCATCTCATGGAGAGCTTGGGCACCGTCTGGAGCCCGGAGAACTG GCTCCAGCCAACAGCTGagctgccctttcccccactgtACACCTGA
- the DOLK gene encoding dolichol kinase: protein MTREHAPPASGNGAPLSGSVLAEAAVVFAVVLSIHAAVWDRYSWCAVALAVQAFYVQYKWDRLLQQGSAVFQFRMSANSGLLPASVVMPLLGLVMKERCQAVGNPYFERFGIVVAATGMAVALFSSVLALGITRPVPTNTCVISGLAGSVIIYIMKHSLSVGEVIEVLEVLLIFVYLNMILLYLLPRCFTPGEALLVLGGISFMLNQLIKRSLTVVESQGDPVDFFLLVVVVGMVLMGIFFSTLFVFMDSGTWASSIFFHLMTCVLGLGVVLPWLHRLIRKNPLLWLLQFLFQTETRIYLLVYWSLLATLACLVVLYQNAKRSSSESKKHQAPTIARKYFHFIVVATYIPGIIFDRTLLYVAATICLAVFIFLEYVRYFRIKPLGHTLRSLLSLFLDERDSGPLILTHIYLLLGMSLPIWLVPRPCTQKGSLGGARALVPYAGVLAVGVGDTVASIFGSTMGEIHWPGTKKTFEGTMTSIFAQIISVALILIFDSGVDLNYSYAWILGSISIVSLLEAYTTQIDNLLLPLYLLILLMA, encoded by the coding sequence ATGACCCGAGAGCACGCTCCCCCGGCCTCGGGGAACGGGGCTCCGCTGAGCGGGTCGGTGCTGGCGGAGGCAGCAGTAGTGTTCGCAGTGGTGCTAAGCATCCACGCAGCCGTGTGGGACCGATACTCGTGGTGCGCCGTGGCTCTCGCAGTGCAGGCCTTCTACGTCCAATACAAGTGGGACCGGCTGCTACAGCAGGGAAGCGCAGTCTTCCAGTTCCGCATGTCCGCAAACAGTGGCCTGCTGCCCGCATCAGTGGTCATGCCTTTGCTCGGACTGGTCATGAAGGAGCGCTGCCAGGCAGTGGGGAACCCATACTTCGAGCGCTTTGGAATTGTGGTGGCAGCCACTGGCATGGCAGTGGCCCTCTTCTCTTCAGTATTGGCGCTGGGCATCACTCGCCCAGTGCCCACCAACACTTGTGTCATCTCAGGCTTGGCTGGAAGTGTCATAATTTATATCATGAAGCACTCACTGAGTGTGGGCGAGGTGATCGAGGTCCTGGAGGTCCTGCTGATCTTCGTCTACCTCAACATGATCCTGCTGTACCTGCTGCCCCGCTGCTTTACCCCTGGAGAGGCACTGCTTGTATTGGGTGGCATCAGCTTCATGCTTAACCAGCTCATCAAGCGCTCTCTGACTGTGGTGGAAAGCCAGGGAGACCCAGTGGATTTCTTCCTGCTTGTGGTGGTGGTCGGGATGGTACTTATGGGCATCTTCTTCAGCACCCTCTTTGTCTTCATGGACTCAGGTACCTGGGCTTCCTCCATCTTCTTCCACCTCATGACCTGTGTGCTGGGCCTTGGTGTGGTCCTGCCCTGGCTGCACCGGCTCATCCGCAAGAACCCCCTGCTCTGGCTTCTTCAGTTCCTCTTCCAGACAGAGACCCGCATCTACCTCCTAGTCTACTGGTCTCTGCTGGCCACCTTAGCCTGCCTGGTGGTGCTGTACCAGAATGCCAAGCGGTCATCTTCTGAATCCAAGAAGCACCAGGCCCCCACCATTGCCCGGAAGTATTTCCACTTCATTGTGGTGGCCACCTACATCCCGGGTATCATCTTTGACCGGACACTACTCTATGTAGCTGCCACCATATGTCTGGCAGTCTTCATCTTTCTGGAGTACGTGCGCTATTTCCGCATCAAGCCCCTCGGCCACACTCTGAGGAGCCTCCTGTCCCTTTTCCTAGATGAACGAGACAGTGGACCACTCATCCTGACACACATCTACCTGCTCCTGGGCATGTCTCTTCCCATCTGGCTGGTCCCCAGACCCTGCACACAGAAGGGCAGCTTGGGGGGAGCAAGGGCCCTAGTCCCCTATGCGGGGGTCCTGGCTGTGGGTGTGGGCGACACTGTGGCCTCCATCTTTGGCAGCACCATGGGGGAAATCCACTGGCCTGGAACCAAAAAGACTTTTGAGGGGACCATGACCTCTATATTTGCCCAGATCATTTCTGTAGCTCTGATCTTAATCTTTGACAGTGGAGTGGACCTAAACTACAGTTATGCTTGGATTTTGGGCTCTATCAGCATCGTGTCCCTCCTAGAAGCATACACTACGCAGATAGACAATCTCCTGTTGCCTCTCTACCTCCTGATATTGCTGATGGCCTAG